Sequence from the Polynucleobacter sp. Adler-ghost genome:
GCCGGTTGGGACAAACCACTCAATCATTTGCTCGTCCAGCTCGGTAATACCGCGCCTGGAGTCCACAATCAGTACCATGCCTACCAGTTGCTCCCGCTCTTGCAGATAATCGCTGAGAAGGGCATCCCAATGGTATTTGGTCTCATGATTGACAGCGGCATAGCCATATCCAGGCAAATCCACCAGATAGGCCAAAAGATCATCTTTTGCAAAAAGGCCAAAATAGTTAATGTGCTGGGTGCGCCCAGGTGTTTTACTGGCAAAAGCAAGGCGTTTTTGGTTACAAAGCACATTAATTGCGCTGGATTTACCCGCATTTGAGCGCCCAGCAAAGGCTACCTCTCGGAGTGGAGTGGCAGGTAGACAATGGGTGTCATTGACTGTGGTTGCAAATCGGGCTTGAAAGAGTTTAGACATGTCCAGAAGCTATTGTAAAATCACGCAAAATCATGAAATATCTCATGGTGTTGGGTAAAAGGTTGTAAAAGTAGGGCCCAAACACTTTTAGGAATTTTTGCCAAGGTAAACATAATGCGTCAAACCCCTCAAATCTCCAAATTAACTAGCTTACGTGCTGGCTTTGCAGTTCTGTCTATTTTCGCTCTAAGCGGTCTTGCGCCACAAGCTTTTGCTGCCGATCCGGCACCCATGGCTCCCGCCGCAGAGACAAAGGCCGCGGTTCTAGCTAAGCCAAAGGTTGATGCGGCTGCTGGTGAATCACTCTATAACTCTGGAGATGCAAGTCGCGGAGTTGTAGCCTGTATTACATGCCATGGCCCTAAGGGTCAGAGCGCTGTAGCTACTTGGCCCAAGTTGTCTGCTCAGCATGCTGCATACACAGCGAAACAGTTAAAGAATTTTAAAGAAGGCACTAGAGTGAATGCCATCATGATGGGCATGTCTATGCCCTTAAATGAGCAAGATATGATCAATATTGGCACTTTCCTTTCTCAGCAGGCTCCATCCCAAGGTGTTGCCCAAAGTAAAGATGCTCTTGCATTGGGTAAGAGTATTTATGGTGGCGGTATTGCATCAAAGGGTGTTCCAGCCTGCGCTGGCTGCCATAGTCCTAACGGTGCAGGTATTCCTGCGCAATATCCACGCCAAGGCGGACAGTGGGCTGAATATTCCTACAATCAGCTAGTCAATTTCCGTGAAGGTACTCGTAAAAATAGTACTCAGATGACAACGATTGCCACGAAACTTTCTGATCAAGAGATGAAAGCGGTTTCTGATTACATGGCAGGCTTGCATTAATCATTACTTCAGTAAAAAACAAAAACCCCGCTGATGTAGCGGGGTTTTTTATTGCTTGGAATTTACCAAGAGAAATGAATTAAATTTATTCTGGCAAGGTGGCTTCACTAGAAAAGAGATCGGCAATGTTTTCACGTGCACGAATAACATAGGCATTCTTACCGTCAACCATGATCTCTGCGGGTTTTGGTCTTGTGTTGTAATTGGAAGCCATCACAAAGCCATAGGCGCCAGCAGATAAAATAGCGAGCAGATCACCTTCTTCAACCGCAAGCTGACGATCTCTTCCAAGCCAGTCACCAGATTCACATACGGGTCCAACGACGTCATAAGTAGAGCTTGTAACTTGCTTAGTTTGCACTGGAACGATTCCGTGATA
This genomic interval carries:
- the yihA gene encoding ribosome biogenesis GTP-binding protein YihA/YsxC, encoding MSKLFQARFATTVNDTHCLPATPLREVAFAGRSNAGKSSAINVLCNQKRLAFASKTPGRTQHINYFGLFAKDDLLAYLVDLPGYGYAAVNHETKYHWDALLSDYLQEREQLVGMVLIVDSRRGITELDEQMIEWFVPTGKPIHILLSKCDKLNKSECKHALEAVRKQLQQYDPALPDGNGDSKKLTAQLFSSTKRIGLEEADNIVIKWLFAAETQEDEITS
- a CDS encoding cytochrome c encodes the protein MRQTPQISKLTSLRAGFAVLSIFALSGLAPQAFAADPAPMAPAAETKAAVLAKPKVDAAAGESLYNSGDASRGVVACITCHGPKGQSAVATWPKLSAQHAAYTAKQLKNFKEGTRVNAIMMGMSMPLNEQDMINIGTFLSQQAPSQGVAQSKDALALGKSIYGGGIASKGVPACAGCHSPNGAGIPAQYPRQGGQWAEYSYNQLVNFREGTRKNSTQMTTIATKLSDQEMKAVSDYMAGLH